The following coding sequences lie in one Komagataeibacter sucrofermentans DSM 15973 genomic window:
- a CDS encoding biopolymer transporter ExbD — MGMNVGSDSTTEDEGIVDINTTPLIDVMLVLLIMLIITIPLQTHSVSIDLPQGNPPPSAAPDPVVDTVAIDFDNTITWNGEPVAGEADLQARFKDAAAQPVQPEMHIHPDRLASYKVVAHVMADAQRLGVTKLGIMGSDQFMDAQ; from the coding sequence ATGGGCATGAATGTCGGCTCAGACAGCACGACAGAGGACGAAGGTATTGTCGATATCAATACCACGCCCCTGATTGACGTCATGCTGGTGCTGTTGATCATGCTGATCATCACCATCCCGCTCCAGACGCATTCAGTCTCGATCGACCTGCCGCAGGGCAACCCGCCGCCTTCCGCAGCCCCTGATCCGGTTGTGGATACGGTGGCGATCGATTTTGACAACACCATCACCTGGAATGGCGAACCCGTTGCAGGCGAGGCGGACCTTCAGGCCCGCTTCAAGGATGCGGCAGCCCAGCCGGTCCAGCCCGAGATGCACATCCATCCCGACCGTCTGGCCAGCTACAAGGTCGTGGCGCATGTCATGGCGGATGCACAGCGTCTTGGCGTAACCAAGCTGGGGATCATGGGAAGCGATCAGTTCATGGACGCGCAGTAA